The following are from one region of the Edwardsiella tarda ATCC 15947 = NBRC 105688 genome:
- the ychH gene encoding stress-induced protein YchH, whose translation MKRKSSMLLGNILMGLGLITMVGGVGYSVLAQLPQLDLPQYFSHGAVMSIFIGALLWLAGARVGGRERVADRYWWVRHYDKRCTRKTRERHS comes from the coding sequence ATGAAACGTAAAAGCTCAATGCTGCTTGGCAACATTCTGATGGGGCTGGGGCTTATTACCATGGTGGGCGGTGTCGGTTACTCCGTACTGGCTCAGTTACCCCAATTGGATTTACCTCAATACTTTTCACATGGTGCGGTGATGAGCATCTTCATCGGTGCGCTGTTATGGCTGGCGGGGGCGCGTGTCGGAGGTCGTGAGCGCGTCGCCGACCGCTATTGGTGGGTACGTCACTACGATAAACGCTGTACCCGTAAAACGCGTGAACGTCACTCTTAA